The Euphorbia lathyris chromosome 2, ddEupLath1.1, whole genome shotgun sequence genome includes a window with the following:
- the LOC136219052 gene encoding MDIS1-interacting receptor like kinase 2-like — protein MFENFTFTSFPNLVHLNLSNNSFHGNIPSYIGNLSNLNVLDLSVNNISGSIPDEFGLLKSLTYVDLSNNYLNGSLPNSIGSLAQLPVLYIHMNQLSGSIPVEIGLMKSLTDLDLSVNVLTGKIPNSIGNLTKLETLYFNDNLLSGSIPTEIGMLKSLAVIALSRNNLTGSIPSSIGNLTTLVSLYLSDNQISNSLPPEIGMLTELTSLFLENNQFSGPLPVEMNNLTVLEVFVIYSNRFTGELPGDICVRGLLKGLAINGNGFSGPVPRSLRNCSSLIRVRLENNQLTGNISEDFGAYPQLSYLDMSGNKFYGELSWKWEDFSSLATLKMSKNMISGEIPAELGNASQLHLLDLSSNQLTGNIPKELVKLTLFQLSIGENKLSGSIPAEIGMLSELATLNMAENNLTGAIPAQLGDCLKLLFLNVSHNNFTESIPSEIGNSRSLESLDLSYNSLTGKIPNQLGGLLRLETLNLSHNLLSGSIPTSFSTLSGLTAVDISYNELQGQIPDIKAFREAPFEALENNTNLCGKNSRLRACATPEIDKHPREQESKIKYYFVLFPILGAVLLITFLVGGLIFLRRRNVKDKTTSSEEGETSNRNVYAIWSHRKDIKYEDIVEATNGFESKYCIGEGGYGIVYKAVLPTGGVFAVKKLRQSQNEGVTDSKAFTNEINVLMNIRHRNIVKLHGFCSHPKHSFLLYELIERGSLRHILSDDDRAMELDWFKRLNVIKGIANALAYMHHDCFPPIIHRDISSNNVLLDSEFEAHVSDFGTARLLLPDSSNWTSFAGTFGYTAPELAYTMMVNEKCDVFSFGVVTLEILMGRHPGDLVSSLSSSSSLLMSLDQHKLLKDVIDQCLEIPKGKVAEGVVQVTKLATACLSENPQSRPTMRQVSSHLAAKWQPLTKLFSAIKLTDVCASGETHINC, from the exons ATGTTTGAGAATTTCACTTTCACTTCATTTCCCAATCTTGTTCATCTTAATCTCAGCAATAACTCCTTCCATGGAAACATTCCTTCTTACATTGGAAATTTATCCAATCTCAATGTTCTTGATTTGTCTGTCAATAACATCTCTGGTTCCATTCCTGATGAATTTGGATTGTTGAAATCTCTCACTTATGTTGATTTATCAAACAATTATCTCAATGGTTCTCTTCCGAATTCTATAGGGAGTTTGGCACAGTTGCCTGTTCTTTATATTCATATGAATCAGCTTTCTGGTTCAATACCTGTTGAGATTGGATTGATGAAATCTCTTACTGATCTTGACTTGTCTGTTAATGTTCTCACTGGAAAAATCCCAAATTCCATAGGAAATTTGACAAAACTTGAGACTCTTTACTTTAATGATAACCTGCTTTCTGGTTCTATACCTACAGAGATTGGAATGTTGAAATCTCTTGCTGTAATCGCGCTATCCAGGAATAATCTTACTGGTTCAATCCCTTCTTCTATTGGAAATTTAACAACTTTGGTTTCTCTTTATCTTAGTGATAATCAGATTTCCAATTCTTTACCTCCGGAAATTGGAATGTTGACAGAACTAACCAGTCTTTTTCTTGAAAACAATCAATTTTCTGGACCTCTTCCTGTAGAAATGAATAATCTCACTGTTTTAGAAGTTTTTGTAATATATTCTAATAGATTTACTGGCGAATTACCTGGAGATATATGTGTCCGGGGTCTTCTGAAAGGGTTGGCTATAAATGGGAATGGTTTCTCTGGTCCTGTCCCGAGAAGCCTGAGAAACTGTAGCAGCTTGATTCGAGTCCGTCTCGAAAACAACCAGCTTACAGGGAACATATCTGAAGATTTTGGGGCTTATCCTCAGTTGAGCTACTTGGACATGAGTGGTAACAAATTCTATGGAGAGCTTTCTTGGAAATGGGAAGACTTTTCGAGTTTGGCTACCCTGAAAATGTCTAAAAATATGATCTCTGGCGAAATACCTGCTGAACTTGGAAATGCATCTCAGTTGCATTTACTGGACCTGTCGTCGAATCAACTTACAGGAAACATTCCAAAGGAATTGGTGAAGTTGACATTGTTCCAACTTTCTATTGGAGAAAACAAGCTTTCAGGATCCATTCCTGCAGAAATAGGGATGTTGTCCGAGCTTGCAACTCTTAACATGGCAGAAAACAATTTAACCGGAGCAATTCCTGCACAACTTGGAGACTGTTTAAAACTGCTGTTCTTGAATGTTAGCCACAACAACTTCACAGAGAGTATTCCTTCAGAAATCGGCAATTCACGTTCTCTTGAAAGTCTTGATCTCAGTTACAATTCATTAACAGGAAAGATACCGAATCAGCTTGGAGGATTGTTAAGGTTGGAGACACTGAACCTGTCTCACAATTTGCTGTCAGGTTCGATTCCAACTTCGTTTTCTACTTTGTCAGGCTTGACAGCTGTGGATATATCTTACAATGAGTTACAAGGCCAAATTCCTGATATTAAGGCCTTTCGTGAGGCTCCATTTGAAGCACTTGAAAATAACACAAACCTGTGTGGAAAAAACTCCAGATTAAGGGCATGTGCAACTCCTGAAATCGACAAACATCCGAGGGAACAGGAAAgtaaaatcaaatattattttgttCTGTTCCCTATCCTGGGTGCTGTGTTACTGATCACTTTTCTGGTTGGAGGTTTGATCTTCCTTCGTCGGAGGAATGTTAAAGACAAGACGACCTCCTCAGAGGAAGGTGAGACCAGTAATCGTAATGTGTATGCAATATGGAGCCATCGTAAGGATATCAAATATGAAGACATTGTTGAGGCTACAAACGGTTTCGAATCCAAGTATTGCATTGGGGAAGGAGGGTATGGAATTGTGTACAAAGCTGTGCTGCCAACAGGTGGAGTGTTTGCTGTGAAGAAACTTCGCCAGTCACAAAATGAAGGCGTGACTGATTCGAAAGCATTTACGAATGAGATTAATGTGCTGATGAACATTCGTCATCGAAACATTGTGAAGTTACATGGCTTCTGTTCACATCCCAAACACTCTTTTCTGCTTTATGAATTGATTGAAAGAGGAAGCCTGAGGCATATCTTAAGTGACGATGACCGAGCAATGGAGTTGGATTGGTTCAAGAGGCTGAATGTTATCAAAGGAATAGCTAATGCATTGGCCTATATGCACCATGACTGCTTTCCTCCAATCATTCATAGAGACATTTCCAGCAATAATGTTCTGTTGGATTCAGAATTTGAAGCTCACGTCTCCGATTTCGGCACAGCTAGACTTCTGTTGCCAGACTCATCAAATTGGACCTCATTCGCAGGCACATTCGGGTACACTGCACCAG AGCTAGCTTACACAATGATGGTGAATGAGAAATGCGATGTCTTCAGTTTTGGAGTGGTGACCCTTGAAATATTAATGGGAAGGCATCCAGGTGATTTagtttcatctctttcttcatcatcttcattgTTGATGTCACTTGATCAGCATAAACTATTgaaagatgtgattgatcaaTGTCTTGAAATACCAAAAGGTAAAGTAGCAGAAGGAGTTGTACAAGTTACAAAACTTGCAACTGCATGCTTGAGTGAAAATCCGCAATCTCGTCCAACAATGAGGCAAGTTTCTTCTCATCTTGCAGCAAAATGGCAGCCATTGACAAAGCTCTTCTCTGCAATAAAATTGACTGATGTTTGCGCTTCTGGAGAAACTCACATTAACTGCTAA
- the LOC136220744 gene encoding BURP domain-containing protein 5-like, whose product MEIHHLLPLLALLFLCPRGTDASSSALPAQLYWKSMLPFTPLPKALQELIKTDAEIRTSFTEELFTVARGTQIKYRIAYWAESKTFDHNKSTFNTTTTTYFLRDHLRPYTNLSNVIFIKSPKGFNFLSRKLSESIPFSTSKLSQILNFTSIQTDSKEAKIIKQTIEECEAPGIKGEDKHCATSLESLVDYVVSKLGTRVKTVSNKVEEENKKQDYVIQKGIKMMGEKDRNIVCHKERYAYAVYYCHMINDTNVYVVPMRGGDGSKVEVVVVCHLDTSTWNPQHYAFQVLNVKLGGPPICHFVNSDTIVWIPN is encoded by the exons ATGGAGATTCATCATCTCCTTCCGCTCCTTGCTTTACTCTTC CTTTGTCCAAGAGGAACAGatgcttcttcttctgctctACCTGCACAACTATATTGGAAATCCATGTTACCATTTACTCCTTTGCCCAAAGCTTTACAGGAACTTATAAAAACTG ATGCAGAAATTAGAACTAGTTTCACAGAAGAGCTTTTTACTGTTGCACGCGGCACGCAGATAAAATATCGAATAGCATACTGGGCAGAGTCAAAAACATTTGATCACAACAAGTCTACATTCAACACCACAACAACTACATATTTCCTAAGAGATCATCTCCGTCCTTACACAAATTTAAGCAACGTTATTTTCATCAAATCTCCAAAGGGTTTCAATTTCCTATCTCGTAAATTATCCGAATCCATACCCTTTTCTACCTCCAAATTATCACAAATCCTAAACTTCACTTCAATACAAACCGATTCAAAAGAAGCTAAGATCATCAAACAAACAATTGAAGAATGCGAAGCCCCGGGCATTAAAGGAGAAGACAAACATTGTGCGACTTCATTAGAATCGTTAGTTGATTATGTGGTTTCGAAGCTTGGAACAAGGGTTAAAACGGTGTCGAATAAAGTAGAGGAAGAGAACAAGAAACAAGATTATGTGATCCAAAAGGGGATCAAAATGATGGGAGAAAAAGATCGTAATATAGTGTGTCATAAAGAGAGATATGCGTATGCCGTTTATTATTGTCATATGATAAATGACACAAATGTTTACGTGGTTCCGATGAGAGGTGGAGACGGGTCTAAAGTTGAAGTAGTTGTTGTTTGTCATTTGGATACATCGACTTGGAATCCGCAACATTATGCTTTTCAAGTTCTAAATGTTAAGCTAGGAGGACCTCCAATTTGTCACTTTGTTAATAGTGATACCATTGTTTGGATTCCTAATTGA